In Gemmatimonadetes bacterium T265, one DNA window encodes the following:
- a CDS encoding alpha-amylase, with translation MSRTIVRPAAAAALALAGATLMSTPAGAQPSAAQPSAVRAATITRAANTGTPGAAVPGAAVPVVAHPAWSRRAVVYEVNVRQYTPEGTFAAFQRHLPRLKALGVDALWIMPVQPIGEKNRKGRLGSPYSVRDYRAVNPEFGTKADFVRLVDAAHRQGLKVILDWVPNHTAFDHVWVAPHPDWYMHHPDGTIMNARDNDDHETDWTDVAELNYDNPAMRRAMIADMRYWLDTMKVDGFRCDVAGGVPEDFWRDARATLGAGRPGFFMLAEAEGPKYYDAFDMTYGWSFWDQLAVVAKGKRPVASFDAYFAHADSTLPADGYQMDFTTNHDKNSWDGTEFEVMGADAMPSYVLAATVARSVPMLYSGQEVSNKKRLRFFERDTIDWKGQSLAPFYRRVFDLKHSQAALESGAAGGPQRKLVTSDSAHVYAFTRTKGTNTVLVAVNYGDADATVNYQGLDAAGGYTDWFGGKRSTLGASGTLDVPAHGYRVLVRR, from the coding sequence ATGTCTCGCACCATCGTCCGACCCGCCGCCGCGGCCGCCCTCGCACTTGCCGGCGCGACCCTCATGAGCACTCCGGCGGGCGCGCAGCCGAGCGCCGCGCAGCCGAGCGCGGTCCGGGCGGCTACCATCACCCGCGCGGCGAACACGGGTACCCCGGGCGCGGCCGTCCCTGGCGCGGCCGTCCCGGTCGTCGCGCACCCCGCGTGGTCGCGCCGCGCGGTGGTGTACGAGGTCAACGTCCGCCAGTACACGCCCGAGGGCACCTTCGCGGCGTTCCAGCGGCACCTTCCGCGGCTCAAGGCGTTAGGCGTCGACGCGCTCTGGATCATGCCCGTGCAGCCGATCGGCGAGAAGAACCGCAAGGGCCGGCTCGGCAGCCCGTACTCGGTGCGCGACTACCGCGCGGTGAACCCGGAGTTCGGGACGAAGGCCGACTTCGTCCGCCTCGTCGACGCGGCGCACCGCCAGGGGCTGAAGGTGATCCTCGACTGGGTGCCCAACCACACGGCGTTCGACCACGTCTGGGTCGCGCCGCACCCCGACTGGTACATGCACCACCCGGACGGCACGATCATGAACGCGCGCGACAACGACGACCACGAGACCGACTGGACCGACGTCGCGGAGCTGAACTACGACAACCCGGCGATGCGCCGCGCGATGATCGCGGACATGCGCTACTGGCTCGACACGATGAAGGTCGACGGCTTCCGCTGCGACGTCGCGGGCGGGGTGCCCGAGGACTTCTGGCGCGACGCCCGGGCGACGTTGGGCGCGGGGCGCCCGGGGTTCTTCATGCTCGCCGAGGCGGAGGGGCCGAAGTACTACGACGCGTTCGACATGACGTACGGCTGGAGCTTCTGGGACCAGCTCGCCGTGGTGGCGAAGGGGAAGCGGCCGGTGGCGTCGTTCGACGCGTACTTCGCGCACGCCGACAGCACGCTGCCCGCGGACGGCTACCAGATGGACTTCACGACGAACCACGACAAGAACTCGTGGGACGGTACGGAGTTCGAGGTGATGGGCGCGGACGCGATGCCGTCGTACGTCCTCGCGGCGACGGTCGCGCGGTCGGTCCCGATGCTCTACTCCGGGCAGGAGGTGAGCAACAAGAAGCGGCTGCGCTTCTTCGAGCGCGACACGATCGACTGGAAGGGGCAGTCGCTCGCGCCGTTCTACCGCCGGGTGTTCGACCTCAAGCACTCGCAGGCGGCGCTCGAGAGCGGGGCGGCCGGCGGGCCGCAGCGCAAGCTCGTCACGAGCGACAGCGCGCACGTCTACGCGTTCACGCGCACGAAGGGGACGAACACCGTGCTCGTGGCCGTGAACTACGGGGACGCGGACGCGACGGTGAACTACCAGGGGTTGGACGCCGCGGGCGGGTACACCGACTGGTTCGGGGGGAAGAGGAGCACGTTAGGCGCGAGCGGAACGCTGGACGTGCCGGCGCACGGGTACCGGGTGCTGGTCCGGCGCTGA
- the suc1_1 gene encoding MFS transporter: MATTTAALPRTATAAPWARIALRPQLTFAQILSMNFGFFGIQYSFGLQQGNMSPIYRYLGADEASLPLLWLAGPMTGLLVQPIIGALSDRTLSPRGRRTPYFLVGAILCSLALLAMPFSPALWAAAGLLWILDTGNNVTMEPYRAFVSDRLDASQHSIGFLTQSAFTGLGQTLSYVTPSLLVALGMNRDAVNGRGIPWITVWAFVIGSVFSITSILWTVRTTPELPLGKDERARIEALPRGLGAALGEVAEAVREMPTTMKQLALVKLFQWYAMFCYWQYVVLSLAYTLFHTRDAGSAGFREAGLVNGQIGGFYNLVAFAAAFAMVPFTRRFGPKVMHAICLTLAGFAMLALPGITDRGLLFVPMVGVGLAWASIMGNPYVMLAGSIPAERVGVYMGIFNMFIVIPMMIQIFTLPLLYHSVLGGTPDNVIRLAGALLLCAAVATLFVKLAPGRERLDTAGAV, from the coding sequence ATGGCGACGACCACCGCCGCGCTCCCCCGCACCGCGACCGCGGCCCCCTGGGCGCGGATCGCGCTCCGCCCGCAGCTCACGTTCGCGCAGATCCTCAGCATGAACTTCGGGTTCTTTGGAATCCAGTACAGCTTCGGTCTGCAGCAGGGCAACATGAGCCCGATCTACCGCTACCTCGGCGCCGACGAGGCGAGCCTGCCGTTGCTCTGGCTCGCGGGCCCGATGACCGGACTCCTCGTGCAGCCGATCATCGGCGCGCTGAGCGACCGCACGCTGAGCCCGCGCGGCCGGCGCACGCCGTACTTCCTCGTCGGCGCGATCCTCTGCAGCCTCGCGCTGCTCGCGATGCCGTTCAGCCCCGCGCTGTGGGCCGCGGCCGGCCTGCTCTGGATCCTCGACACGGGCAACAACGTGACGATGGAGCCCTACCGCGCCTTCGTCTCCGACCGCCTCGACGCCAGCCAGCACTCGATCGGCTTCCTCACGCAGAGCGCCTTCACGGGACTCGGCCAGACGCTCTCTTATGTCACGCCGTCGCTCCTCGTCGCGCTCGGCATGAACCGCGACGCCGTGAACGGCCGCGGGATCCCCTGGATCACGGTCTGGGCCTTCGTGATCGGCTCGGTCTTCTCGATCACCTCGATCCTCTGGACGGTGCGGACGACGCCGGAGCTGCCGTTAGGCAAGGACGAGCGCGCGCGGATCGAGGCGCTCCCCCGCGGCCTCGGGGCGGCGCTGGGCGAGGTGGCGGAGGCGGTGCGCGAGATGCCGACGACGATGAAGCAGCTCGCGCTCGTCAAGCTCTTCCAGTGGTACGCGATGTTCTGCTACTGGCAGTACGTGGTCCTCTCGCTCGCCTACACCCTCTTCCACACGCGCGACGCGGGCTCCGCGGGCTTCCGCGAGGCCGGGCTCGTGAACGGCCAGATCGGCGGCTTCTACAACCTCGTCGCCTTCGCCGCCGCGTTCGCGATGGTCCCCTTCACGCGCCGCTTCGGCCCGAAGGTCATGCACGCGATCTGCCTCACGCTCGCGGGCTTCGCGATGCTCGCGCTGCCCGGGATCACCGACCGGGGGCTCCTCTTCGTCCCGATGGTCGGCGTCGGACTCGCGTGGGCGAGCATCATGGGGAACCCGTACGTGATGCTCGCGGGCAGCATCCCGGCCGAGCGGGTCGGCGTGTACATGGGGATCTTCAACATGTTTATCGTGATCCCGATGATGATCCAGATCTTCACGCTGCCGCTGCTCTACCACTCCGTGCTCGGCGGCACGCCGGACAACGTGATCCGGCTCGCGGGCGCGCTGCTCCTCTGCGCGGCGGTGGCCACGCTGTTCGTGAAGCTCGCGCCGGGGCGGGAGCGGCTCGACACGGCGGGGGCGGTATGA
- the treA gene encoding periplasmic trehalase has product MPRRSLHAAGRVLVAALALATAGCRTAAPNAPAPAAAPARVAYDPVRDLGPLFADVELGGVFPDSKTFVDARPLAAPADVDARYAAERARPGFDLRAFVAREFALPQAAGAVAPDSALTMEAHIRALWPVLTRAADVPNPRSSLIALPNPYVVPGGRFREVYYWDSYFTMLGLVESGRTDLMRDMLDNFAYEVRTLGHIPNGNRSYYLGRSQPPFFAAMVGLYAQATDTGQALRYLDALEAEHAFWMDGADRLAPGSAHRRLVRLRDGRLLNRYWDDVPAPRPESFREDYRLGQTVPAERREAFYRNARAGAESGWDYSSRWMRDATDLRTLEVTELAPVDLNSILYHAERTIAALRRFRGRPGDAQVAARFADVAETRRRALLSAAYDPATGFFYDVRWRSGERVADRPTLAAAAPLYFGLATPEEGRAVADRLGREFLRSGGFVTTLVASGQQWDAPNGWPPLQWLAMEGVRRYGRAGLADTARGRWLALNRRTYAATGKMTEKYDVVDAARRAGGGEYPTQDGFGWTNGVALALSAQERAAGVAPAAPAAPGKSSAPSAPAPR; this is encoded by the coding sequence ATGCCTCGTCGATCACTCCACGCCGCCGGTCGCGTCCTCGTCGCCGCGCTCGCCCTCGCGACCGCGGGCTGCCGCACGGCCGCGCCTAACGCGCCCGCCCCGGCCGCCGCCCCCGCGCGCGTCGCCTACGACCCCGTGCGCGACCTCGGCCCGCTCTTCGCCGACGTCGAGCTCGGGGGCGTGTTCCCCGACTCGAAGACGTTCGTCGACGCGCGCCCGCTCGCCGCGCCCGCCGACGTCGACGCGCGCTACGCGGCCGAGCGTGCCCGCCCGGGGTTCGACCTCCGCGCGTTCGTCGCGCGCGAGTTCGCGCTGCCGCAGGCGGCCGGCGCGGTGGCCCCGGACAGCGCGCTGACGATGGAGGCGCACATCCGCGCGCTCTGGCCCGTGCTCACGCGCGCCGCGGACGTGCCGAACCCGCGCTCCTCGCTCATCGCGCTGCCCAACCCGTACGTCGTCCCGGGCGGCCGCTTCCGCGAGGTGTACTACTGGGACTCGTACTTCACGATGCTCGGCCTCGTCGAGAGCGGGCGCACGGACCTGATGCGTGACATGCTCGACAACTTCGCGTACGAGGTCCGCACGCTCGGGCACATTCCGAACGGGAACCGCAGCTACTACCTGGGGCGCAGCCAGCCGCCGTTCTTCGCGGCGATGGTTGGGCTGTACGCGCAGGCGACCGACACGGGGCAGGCGCTGCGCTACCTGGACGCGCTCGAGGCGGAGCACGCGTTCTGGATGGACGGCGCGGACCGACTCGCGCCCGGGAGCGCGCACCGGCGGCTCGTGCGGCTGCGCGACGGGCGGCTGCTCAACCGCTACTGGGACGACGTGCCCGCGCCGCGGCCGGAGTCGTTCCGCGAGGACTACCGGCTCGGTCAGACGGTGCCCGCCGAGCGACGCGAGGCGTTTTACCGCAACGCGCGCGCGGGCGCGGAGAGCGGTTGGGATTACTCGAGCCGCTGGATGCGCGACGCGACGGACCTGCGCACGCTGGAAGTGACCGAGCTCGCGCCGGTGGACCTGAACAGCATCCTCTACCACGCCGAACGCACGATTGCCGCGCTCCGGCGGTTCCGTGGGCGGCCCGGGGACGCGCAGGTGGCGGCGCGGTTCGCCGACGTCGCGGAGACGCGGCGGCGCGCGCTGCTCTCGGCGGCGTACGACCCCGCGACGGGGTTCTTTTACGACGTGCGCTGGCGCAGCGGGGAGCGGGTCGCCGACCGGCCGACGCTCGCGGCCGCGGCGCCGCTCTACTTCGGCCTTGCGACGCCGGAGGAGGGGCGTGCGGTCGCCGACCGGCTCGGGCGCGAGTTCCTGCGCTCGGGCGGGTTCGTGACGACGCTCGTCGCCTCGGGGCAGCAGTGGGACGCGCCTAACGGCTGGCCGCCGCTGCAGTGGCTCGCGATGGAGGGCGTGCGGCGCTACGGGCGCGCGGGGCTCGCCGACACGGCGCGCGGGCGGTGGCTCGCGCTCAACCGGCGGACGTACGCGGCGACGGGGAAGATGACCGAGAAGTACGACGTCGTCGACGCGGCGCGGCGCGCGGGGGGCGGGGAGTACCCGACGCAGGACGGCTTCGGGTGGACGAACGGCGTCGCGCTCGCGCTGTCGGCGCAGGAGCGGGCGGCGGGCGTGGCGCCGGCCGCGCCCGCGGCGCCTGGGAAATCGTCGGCACCGTCGGCACCCGCGCCTCGCTGA
- the suc1_2 gene encoding MFS transporter, with protein sequence MARPRLNFPQLFNMSFGFLGIQFGWGLQLANMSAVYERLGAKTDQIPGLWLAAPLTGLLVQPVIGALSDRTWGPLGRRRPYFLAGAILASIGLFVMPTSSSIWMAAALLWVLDASINISMEPFRAFVADKLAPAQRTQGFLMQSLMIGIGASLANALPYVLGRLGVTGNTPSGIPLSVKYAFQAGAVVYLLAVIWTVVSTGEEPPEDLAAFERAKREHRGVGPLFREIAEAVREMPATMKQLALVQFITWMGLFCMWIYFGPAVARHVFGATDPKSALYAEGAQWAGFVFAFYSITCFVVALALPKVAAATSRKTVHAGALVCGALGLLSVGVIHTPGLLILSMVGVGIAWASILSMPYAILTTALPPARLGVYMGVFNFFIVLPEIVAALFFGAVSRALFGEGNPNAPFYFVLIGGGLMLAAAAVCVAIVQDVGEREASGRAVLAGDAHEPLTVQGSVQPVPSTGATR encoded by the coding sequence ATGGCCCGGCCGCGCCTGAACTTCCCGCAGTTGTTCAACATGAGCTTCGGGTTCCTTGGCATTCAGTTCGGCTGGGGGCTGCAGCTCGCCAACATGTCGGCCGTGTACGAGCGGCTCGGCGCGAAGACCGACCAGATCCCGGGCCTCTGGCTCGCCGCGCCGCTCACTGGCCTGCTCGTCCAGCCCGTGATCGGCGCGCTGAGCGATCGGACGTGGGGCCCGCTCGGCCGGCGGCGGCCGTACTTCCTGGCCGGCGCGATCCTCGCCTCGATCGGCCTCTTCGTCATGCCGACGTCGAGCAGCATCTGGATGGCGGCCGCGCTGCTCTGGGTGCTCGACGCGTCGATCAACATCTCGATGGAGCCGTTCCGCGCCTTCGTCGCCGACAAGCTGGCGCCGGCGCAGCGCACGCAGGGCTTCCTGATGCAGTCGCTGATGATCGGGATCGGGGCGAGCCTCGCCAACGCGCTGCCCTACGTGTTAGGCCGGCTCGGGGTGACGGGGAACACGCCGAGCGGCATCCCGCTCTCGGTCAAGTACGCGTTCCAGGCGGGCGCGGTCGTCTACCTGCTGGCCGTGATCTGGACCGTCGTCAGCACGGGCGAGGAGCCGCCCGAGGACCTGGCCGCGTTCGAGCGCGCGAAGCGCGAGCACCGAGGGGTCGGGCCGCTGTTCCGCGAGATCGCGGAGGCGGTCCGCGAGATGCCCGCGACGATGAAGCAGCTCGCCCTCGTGCAGTTCATCACGTGGATGGGGCTGTTCTGCATGTGGATCTATTTCGGGCCGGCGGTCGCGCGGCACGTGTTCGGCGCGACGGACCCGAAGTCGGCGCTGTACGCCGAGGGCGCGCAGTGGGCCGGGTTCGTGTTCGCGTTCTACTCGATCACCTGCTTCGTCGTCGCGCTGGCGCTGCCCAAGGTCGCGGCCGCGACGAGCCGCAAGACGGTGCACGCGGGCGCGCTCGTCTGCGGCGCGCTCGGGCTGCTGAGCGTCGGCGTGATCCACACCCCGGGGCTGCTCATCCTCTCGATGGTCGGCGTGGGTATCGCGTGGGCGTCGATCCTGTCGATGCCCTACGCGATCCTCACCACGGCCCTGCCGCCCGCGCGGCTGGGCGTCTACATGGGCGTGTTCAACTTCTTCATCGTCCTCCCCGAGATCGTCGCGGCGCTGTTCTTCGGGGCGGTGTCGCGGGCGCTCTTCGGCGAAGGCAACCCGAACGCGCCGTTCTACTTCGTGCTGATCGGTGGCGGCCTGATGCTCGCCGCCGCCGCGGTGTGCGTCGCGATCGTGCAGGACGTCGGCGAGCGCGAGGCCTCCGGACGCGCGGTGCTCGCCGGCGACGCGCACGAGCCGCTGACGGTGCAGGGCTCCGTGCAGCCGGTGCCGAGCACCGGCGCGACGCGGTGA
- the glgC gene encoding glucose-1-phosphate adenylyltransferase, whose translation MTNRTLAVILGGGAGTRLFPLTRHRAKPAVPLAGKYRLVDVPISNCINSGLDRIFVVTQFNSASLNKHVARAYQFDRYRGGFVTILAAEQTPKSEQWYQGTADAVRQSIQHMRSYPHERVVILSGDQLYSMDYREMIAHHEETGADITIGVTPVVAQEAPGFGILKTDDAHRITEFYEKPKLDQLGDKASPVSPALAAEGRTYLASMGIYVFEAKMLQRVLDEYPEEHDFGKEIIPRAIASGRNVVAYPFTGYWNDIGTVRSFFETNLMLGSAHPEFNLYDARMPLYTNARVLPPAKVTRSRIENTLLSEGSVIIDSDIQDSVIGIRSYVGARAWIRRTVMMGADYYRWADAEDPSRVQGPARPGIGEDTRIENAIIDKNVSIGDNCRITNSAKVEEGEGPGFYIRDGIIVLVKGAEIAPGTVV comes from the coding sequence ATGACCAACCGGACGCTCGCCGTCATTCTCGGGGGCGGCGCGGGGACGCGCCTCTTCCCGCTCACGCGCCACCGCGCCAAGCCGGCCGTGCCGCTCGCCGGCAAGTACCGGCTCGTCGACGTGCCGATCTCGAACTGCATCAACTCGGGGCTCGACCGGATCTTCGTCGTCACCCAGTTCAACTCGGCGAGCCTCAACAAGCACGTCGCGCGGGCCTACCAGTTCGACCGCTACCGCGGCGGTTTCGTGACGATCCTCGCGGCGGAGCAGACGCCCAAGTCGGAGCAGTGGTACCAGGGCACGGCCGACGCGGTGCGGCAGTCGATCCAGCACATGCGGAGCTACCCGCACGAGCGGGTCGTCATCCTCAGCGGCGACCAGCTCTACTCGATGGACTACCGCGAGATGATCGCGCACCACGAGGAGACCGGGGCCGACATCACGATCGGCGTCACGCCCGTCGTCGCGCAGGAGGCGCCCGGCTTCGGCATCCTCAAGACCGACGACGCGCACCGGATCACCGAGTTCTACGAGAAGCCGAAGCTCGACCAGCTCGGCGACAAGGCCAGCCCGGTGTCGCCGGCGCTCGCCGCGGAGGGCCGCACGTACCTCGCGTCGATGGGCATCTACGTGTTCGAGGCGAAGATGCTCCAGCGCGTGCTCGACGAGTACCCCGAGGAGCACGACTTCGGCAAGGAGATTATCCCGCGCGCGATCGCGAGCGGGCGCAACGTCGTCGCGTACCCCTTCACGGGCTACTGGAACGACATCGGGACGGTGCGCTCCTTTTTCGAGACCAACCTGATGCTCGGGAGCGCGCACCCGGAGTTCAACCTCTACGACGCGCGGATGCCGCTGTACACGAACGCGCGCGTGCTGCCGCCGGCCAAGGTCACGCGGTCGCGCATCGAGAACACGCTGCTGAGTGAGGGGAGCGTGATCATCGACAGCGACATCCAGGACTCGGTGATCGGCATCCGCTCGTACGTCGGGGCGCGGGCGTGGATCCGGCGCACGGTGATGATGGGCGCGGACTACTACCGTTGGGCGGACGCGGAGGACCCGAGCCGGGTACAGGGGCCGGCCCGCCCGGGGATCGGCGAGGACACGCGGATCGAGAACGCGATCATCGACAAGAACGTCTCGATCGGGGACAACTGCCGGATCACCAACTCGGCGAAGGTCGAGGAGGGCGAGGGGCCGGGGTTCTACATCCGGGACGGGATCATCGTGCTGGTGAAGGGCGCGGAGATCGCGCCGGGGACGGTGGTGTGA
- a CDS encoding glycosyl transferase family 1, whose product MRIALFTNEYPPNVYGGAGVHVDYLSRELARADGGANRVDVHCFGDQHEDRGNLRVRGVAPVSLPVQDPRHARLLDAFARDLAMAGAADAPDVVHCHTWYAALAGLVAKPLAGAKLVLTTHSLEPHRPWKVEQLGSAYHASVWVERTAYENADGVVAVSESMKADVQALYGVAPERVRVIHNGIDPDEYRPSPSPDTLRRLGVDPDVPFVLFVGRITRQKGILHLVRAVRDFDVGPAGLQVVLCAGAPDTPEIADEMTALVAEVRREAAAEIIWIPAMLPKPDVIALYTGAAVFVCPSVYEPFGIINLEAMACETPVVASAVGGIPEIVVPGETGLLVPFEAEGGDSPEPRDPAAFSRALADAVNALMAEPARRAAMGRAARERVLVQFSWASIAQQTLAFYRELVGR is encoded by the coding sequence ATGCGCATCGCGCTCTTCACCAACGAGTACCCGCCTAACGTCTACGGCGGCGCCGGCGTCCACGTCGACTACCTCTCGCGCGAGCTCGCCCGCGCCGACGGGGGCGCGAACCGCGTCGACGTGCACTGCTTCGGCGACCAGCACGAGGACCGCGGCAACCTGCGGGTCCGCGGCGTCGCGCCGGTCTCGCTCCCGGTGCAGGACCCGCGGCACGCGCGCCTGCTCGACGCGTTCGCGCGCGACCTCGCGATGGCCGGCGCCGCGGACGCGCCCGACGTCGTCCACTGCCACACGTGGTACGCGGCGCTCGCCGGCCTCGTCGCGAAGCCGCTCGCCGGCGCGAAGCTCGTGCTGACGACGCACTCGCTCGAGCCGCACCGGCCGTGGAAGGTCGAGCAGTTAGGCTCCGCGTACCACGCGTCGGTGTGGGTCGAGCGGACCGCGTACGAGAACGCCGACGGCGTGGTCGCGGTCTCGGAGTCGATGAAGGCGGACGTGCAGGCGCTCTACGGCGTCGCGCCCGAGCGCGTGCGCGTGATCCACAACGGCATCGACCCGGACGAGTACCGTCCGAGCCCGTCCCCCGACACGCTCCGGCGGCTCGGCGTCGACCCCGACGTGCCGTTCGTGCTGTTCGTCGGGCGGATCACGCGGCAGAAGGGGATCCTGCATCTCGTGCGCGCCGTCCGCGACTTCGACGTGGGCCCGGCGGGGCTGCAGGTCGTGCTCTGCGCGGGCGCGCCCGACACGCCGGAGATCGCCGACGAGATGACCGCGCTCGTCGCGGAGGTGCGGCGCGAGGCGGCCGCCGAGATCATCTGGATCCCCGCGATGCTCCCCAAGCCCGACGTGATCGCGCTCTACACGGGGGCGGCCGTGTTCGTCTGCCCGTCGGTGTACGAGCCTTTCGGGATCATCAACCTCGAGGCGATGGCGTGCGAGACGCCGGTCGTCGCGTCGGCGGTGGGCGGGATCCCTGAGATCGTCGTCCCGGGCGAGACGGGGCTGCTCGTGCCCTTCGAGGCGGAAGGGGGCGACTCGCCCGAGCCGCGCGACCCGGCCGCGTTCTCGCGCGCGCTGGCCGACGCGGTGAACGCGCTCATGGCCGAGCCGGCGCGGCGCGCGGCGATGGGACGCGCCGCGCGGGAGCGGGTGCTCGTGCAGTTCAGCTGGGCGAGCATCGCGCAGCAGACGCTGGCGTTCTACCGGGAGTTGGTCGGGCGTTAG
- a CDS encoding sodium:solute symporter — translation MNHAPIANLAFIDYVIMAAYFAVVLGIGFALRRTAKTSTDFLISGRSLPPWVTGLAFLSANLGAQEVIGMGASGAKYGIATAHFYWIGAIPAMVFVALFMMPFYYGSRARSVPEYLKLRFDEKTRTLNAGTFAVMTILSSGISMYAMGKLFNLLLGWSFDVSVWVSAAIVLGYVFAGGLTSAIYNEVLQFFMIAFGFAPLVWLGLRSVGGWGGLTARLSEQAATRGLAPGALTHVWQGMGNAATNPIGVEAFGLVAGLGFVLSFGYWCTDFLVVQRAMAADSMTAARRTPLIAAVPKMFFPFLVIIPGMIALALGGSQGAGTIPAKLTAAGAPLMDSAGRVVLDYDLATPMLLIKLFPAGMLGLGLTALLASFMSGMAGNVTAFNTVWTYDLYQSHIRKNASDDHYLWMGRVATVVGVLLSIAAAYVASAFNNIMDLLQLVFAFVNAPLFATFALGMFWRRTTPNGAFWGLLSGTIGAAVHHGLTLPVGSTPGLKGGYFGVLHTYPSELAQTFWTAITAFVTCIVVSVVVSLVTTPRVEAELRGLVYALTERPKDAALSWAQRPATFAGFVLALTLVLNLVFR, via the coding sequence GTGAACCACGCCCCGATCGCGAACCTGGCGTTCATCGACTACGTCATCATGGCGGCGTACTTCGCCGTCGTGCTCGGCATCGGCTTCGCCCTGCGCCGCACCGCGAAGACGAGCACCGACTTCCTCATCTCCGGTCGCTCGCTGCCGCCGTGGGTGACCGGACTCGCCTTCCTCTCCGCCAACCTCGGCGCGCAGGAGGTCATCGGCATGGGCGCCTCGGGCGCCAAGTACGGCATCGCGACCGCACACTTCTACTGGATCGGCGCGATCCCGGCGATGGTCTTCGTCGCGCTCTTCATGATGCCGTTCTACTACGGCTCGCGCGCGCGCTCCGTCCCCGAGTACCTCAAGCTCCGCTTCGACGAGAAGACGCGCACGCTCAACGCGGGCACCTTCGCGGTCATGACGATCCTCTCGTCGGGGATCTCGATGTACGCGATGGGGAAGCTCTTCAACCTGCTCCTCGGCTGGAGCTTCGACGTCTCGGTCTGGGTCTCGGCGGCGATCGTGCTCGGCTACGTGTTTGCCGGCGGCCTGACGAGCGCGATCTACAACGAGGTGCTGCAGTTCTTCATGATCGCGTTTGGCTTCGCGCCGCTCGTCTGGCTCGGGCTGCGGTCGGTCGGCGGCTGGGGCGGGCTCACCGCGCGCCTCAGCGAGCAGGCGGCCACGCGCGGGCTGGCGCCCGGCGCGCTCACCCACGTCTGGCAGGGGATGGGCAACGCGGCCACGAACCCGATCGGCGTCGAGGCGTTCGGCCTCGTCGCGGGGCTCGGCTTCGTGCTCTCCTTCGGCTACTGGTGCACCGACTTCCTCGTCGTGCAGCGCGCGATGGCCGCCGACTCGATGACCGCGGCGCGCCGCACACCGCTCATCGCCGCGGTGCCGAAGATGTTCTTCCCCTTCCTCGTCATCATTCCCGGGATGATCGCCCTCGCGCTCGGCGGCTCGCAGGGCGCGGGGACGATCCCGGCCAAGCTCACCGCGGCCGGCGCGCCGCTCATGGACTCCGCGGGTCGCGTGGTGCTCGACTACGACCTCGCCACGCCGATGCTGCTCATCAAGCTCTTCCCGGCGGGCATGCTCGGCCTCGGCCTCACGGCGCTCCTCGCCTCGTTCATGTCGGGGATGGCGGGTAACGTGACCGCGTTCAACACCGTGTGGACGTACGACCTGTATCAGAGCCACATCCGCAAGAACGCGTCCGACGACCACTACCTGTGGATGGGCCGGGTCGCGACCGTCGTCGGCGTGCTGCTCTCGATCGCCGCCGCCTACGTCGCGAGCGCGTTCAACAACATCATGGACCTGCTGCAGCTCGTCTTCGCCTTCGTGAACGCGCCGCTGTTCGCGACCTTCGCGCTCGGCATGTTCTGGCGCCGCACGACGCCTAACGGCGCGTTCTGGGGGCTGCTCTCGGGCACGATCGGCGCCGCGGTCCACCACGGGCTCACGCTCCCGGTCGGCTCGACGCCCGGCCTCAAGGGCGGCTACTTCGGTGTGCTGCACACCTACCCGAGCGAGCTCGCCCAGACGTTCTGGACGGCGATCACGGCGTTCGTCACCTGCATCGTCGTGAGCGTCGTCGTGAGCCTCGTCACGACGCCGCGGGTCGAGGCCGAACTCCGCGGCCTCGTCTACGCGCTCACCGAGCGCCCCAAGGACGCCGCGCTCTCGTGGGCGCAGCGTCCCGCGACGTTCGCCGGCTTCGTGCTCGCGCTCACGCTCGTGCTCAACCTCGTGTTCCGCTAA